In Asterias rubens chromosome 15, eAstRub1.3, whole genome shotgun sequence, a genomic segment contains:
- the LOC117299972 gene encoding allene oxide synthase-lipoxygenase protein-like has protein sequence MGNGCVGGTVVRPNGYRITVKTGDHKGSGSDADVFMILIKSNGKRSKEVKVGCRWKDDFEKGSVDHFDIENPEITEEVDKIEIRLGEGPLKQDWFVETIRIKYQDLPEDRSSIFPIHRWIKDGEELMVVKNDSTLPQEDPHKKQRLDELARKKDIYQLEKKFDGQLAIPQVKELPVEQEFSNKYFFDVLAKRVVIYKLDTIAIHLTTDRWTSLDDIINVYNETLPVPYGVKNWRSDMKFAAQRLMGCNPAQICLCTEIPSNFAVTDEMVKPIMEGMTLKQAVEKKKLFIVNYEILKDLATTDNRLVCAPMALFFVDNTNTLMPVAIQLYQDPSNDNPVFLPTDPEYTWILAKMWFNNADGAYHEAATHLGFTHLLVESTGVAANRCLSPSHPIFKLLAPHYLYLMAIDSLALVSLINPGGSVDENMNIGQVGFISITERVFPTWRLNVEGSLPADLRNRGAEDPDVLPNYYYRDDAILLYEAIKEYVEYVVNKRYHSAELLASDNEIQEFAETLVRSKDDGGCGIQGVTGNGKFSTNAELIDVLVSIIFAASISHAAVNFNQYDEYGFPPNAPLWMSGQPPTNKTPLTEQDVLDSLPNKERTLGIMTFTALLSERATQRLGNFEKLYQTDPIGGEAVRRFQDKLSSVGDTIRSRDAKRDIHYPYLDPRQIPNAISI, from the exons ggATCTGGGTCAGATGCTGACGTTTTCATGATCCTCATAAAATCCAACGGCAAACGTTCTAAAGAGGTTAAAGTTGGTTGTCGCTGGAAGGACGATTTTGAAAAGGGAAGCGTAGACCATTTTGACATTGAAAATCCTGAGATAACAGAAGAAGTTGACAAGATCGAGATAAGACTTGGTGAGGGTCCTCTGAAACAGGACTG GTTCGTTGAGACAATCAGAATCAAATACCAAGACTTGCCAGAAGACAGGAGCAGCATCTTCCCAATACATAGATGGATCAAAGATGGAGAGGAACTAATGGTAGTTAAGAATGACTCCACCTTGCCGCAAGAAGATCCTCACAAGAAACAAAGGCTGGACGAACTGGCTAGGAAGAAGGATATCTACCAACTAGAGAAGAAGTTTGATGGGCAGCTGGCAATACCACAG gTCAAGGAGTTGCCGGTCGAGCAGGAGTTTTCGAACAAATATTTC TTTGACGTGTTAGCAAAGCGAGTGGTCATCTATAAACTTGATACAATTGCTATCCACTTGACAACCGACCGTTGGACATCCcttgatgacatcatcaatgTCTACAATGAAACACTACCAGTGCCTTAC GGTGTTAAAAATTGGAGAAGTGACATGAAGTTTGCAGCTCAGAGACTAATGGGATGTAATCCAGCTCAAATATGTCTCTGCACGGAGATACCATCAAA CTTTGCCGTGACCGACGAAATGGTGAAACCAATCATGGAAGGAATGACCTTAAAGCAAGCAGTTGAAAAGAAGAAACTCTTCATTGTCAACTACGAGATTCTGAAAGACCTCGCTACTACAGATAACAGACtg GTCTGTGCACCAATGGCACTCTTCTTCGTTGACAACACAAACACCTTAATGCCAGTTGCAATTCAGCTTTATCAAGACCCAAGCAATGATAATCCT GTATTTCTACCTACGGATCCTGAGTACACATGGATTCTGGCCAAGATGTGGTTCAACAATGCGGATGGGGCATACCACGAGGCAGCCACCCATCTTGGTTTTACTCATCTCTTGGTAGAGTCCACTGGAGTGGCTGCAAATCGATGTCTTTCACCTTCGCACCCAATCTTCAAGCTTCTGGCTCCACACTATCTATACCTGATGGCCATTGATAG TCTGGCCCTGGTTTCCCTCATCAATCCCGGTGGTTCAGTGGATGAGAACATGAACATCGGTCAAGTGGGTTTCATATCAATCACTGAGAGAGTATTTCCAACATGGCGTCTCAACGTAGAGGGATCCCTTCCTGCTGATCTGCGCAATCGCGGTGCGGAGGACCCGGATGTATTGCCAAATTATTACTACAGAGATGACGCCATTTTGTTGTATGAAGCCATCAAGGAGTACGTGGAGTATGTGGTCAACAAGCGATATC ATTCAGCTGAACTCTTAGCTAGTGACAATGAGATCCAGGAGTTTGCAGAAACTCTAGTGAGATCGAAGGATGATGGAGGATGTGGTATACAG GGAGTCACCGGGAATGGAAAATTTAGCACAAACGCCGAGCTGATCGATGTGTTGGTCTCAATCATTTTCGCTGCCAGTATCAGCCACGCAGCGGTGAATTTCAACCAATATGATGAATATGGTTTCCCGCCAAATGCTCCTTTGTGGATGAGTGGACAACCGCCAACAAATAAG ACTCCATTGACAGAGCAAGACGTTCTTGACAGTCTACCGAACAAGGAGCGAACCTTAGGAATTATGACCTTCACAGCACTTCTCAGCGAGAGGGCAACTCAACGTCTTGGCAACTTCGAGAAGTTGTACCAGACGGATCCTATTGGAGGAGAAGCAGTGAGAAG ATTTCAAGACAAATTGTCTTCGGTTGGAGATACCATTCGATCACGTGATGCAAAGAGAGACATCCATTACCCGTATCTGGACCCTCGGCAGATACCAAACGCTATTAGTATTTAG